In Balaenoptera acutorostrata chromosome 19, mBalAcu1.1, whole genome shotgun sequence, the following proteins share a genomic window:
- the ZNF146 gene encoding zinc finger protein OZF — protein MSHLSQQRVCSGENPFACKVCGKVFSHKSTLTEHEHFHNREKPFECNECGKAFSQKQYVIKHQNTHTGEKLFECNECGKSFSQKENLLTHQKIHTGEKPFECKDCGKAFIQKSNLIRHQRTHTGEKPFVCKECGKTFSGKSNLTEHEKIHIGEKPFKCSECGTAFGQKKYLIKHQNIHTGEKPYECNECGKAFSQRTSLIVHVRIHSGDKPYECNVCGKAFSQSSSLTVHVRSHTGEKPYGCNECGKAFSQFSTLALHLRIHTGKKPYQCSECGKAFSQKSHHIRHQKIHTH, from the coding sequence ATGTCACACCTCAGTCAGCAGAGAGTTTGTAGTGGGGAAAACCCCTTTGCCTGTAAGGTATGTGGGAAAGTCTTCAGCCACAAATCAACTCTCACTGAGCATGAGCATTTTCATAATAGAGAGAAACCTtttgaatgtaatgaatgtggaaaagcGTTCAGCCAAAAGCAGTATGTTATTAAACATCAAAATACCCATACTGGAGAGAAGCTTtttgaatgtaatgaatgtggaaaatcCTTCAGCCAGAAGGAAAACCTTCTTACCCATCAGAaaattcacactggagagaaaccttttgAGTGTAAGGATTGTGGGAAAGCTTTCATTCAGAAGTCAAACCTCATCAGACACCAGAGaactcacacaggagagaagcccTTTGTATGTAAGGAGTGTGGGAAAACCTTCAGTGGCAAGTCAAACCTTACAGAGCATGAGAAAATTCATATTGGAGAGAAACCCTTTAAGTGTAGTGAATGTGGAACAGCTTTTGGTCAGAAGAAGTACCTcataaaacatcaaaatattcacactggagagaaaccctatgaatgtaatgaatgtggaaaagccttctcTCAGCGAACATCACTTATTGTACATGTGAGAATTCATTCAGGTGATAAGCCTTATGAATGCAATGTATGTGGAAAAGCCTTCTCTCAAAGTTCATCTCTTACGGTGCATGTGAGAAGCCATACAGGTGAGAAACCCTATGGTTGTAATGAGTGTGGGAAAGCTTTCTCTCAATTCTCAACCCTTGCTCTACATTTGAGAATACACACAGGTAAGAAGCCTTATCAatgtagtgaatgtgggaaagctttcagcCAGAAATCACACCATATTAGACACCAGAAAATTCATACTCATTAA